The stretch of DNA AATTAACTCATAATATAGGCATTAATACTTTCTTCTTAAGAAACTTAGTGTATGCAGTCACTTGAGTTCAATCAaggcagaatcacagaatcatttaggttggaacagaccttcAGTATGATCATCTCCAAGCACCTAACACTACCAAGGTTAACAagaaaccatgtccctaagcaccaTTTCCAGATGcctcttgaatacctccagggatggtggtGACTCTATCACTTCCCTTGGAAGCACTTTCCAATGCTTAACCAACcactccatgaagaaattcttcctgatatccaatctaaacctctcCAGTACAACCTGAGgcctttccttcctgttctATGGCTTACAACCTGAGGAGGGGGTGCCAGGAGGGCACTAGGGCTCAAGGACATGCCACGGCCATAGCCACAGCCTTGCCCTGTACCATCAGGGAGCAGGAAATGGCCCACCAGCAAGGCTGTGAGGGCTCTGTGCTGAAGTAATGGGGTGTTTCTTTCACCCTTGGTTAGGCCAGCAAATAACAGTGtctgctctctctcttccagAGTGTCACATCTTTCAGCTCCAGATTTGGCATAGGGGAACAGCTCCTCGCCCCCTACTTTTCCCAGCCCACTGCATTTCAGACTGGTAATGGCTGTCCCACCTGCCTGGACCGTCATGATGTCCAGGCCTTTGCCCTGCCATGCCTCCATGAATTCTGCTTTAGGTGCCTGATGTGCCGGGCCAAGTGGAATCTGGAGCGCTCTCTTTGCACGAGACCAATCAGAGCTATCATGTGTGGGTGCCAGATGACTTCTTATTGTACCCTGCTGTGCCACTCACACAGtgagctggcagcagtgtgctAAGAGCTCCCAACCTCCCAGACGCTGGCAATCCCTGTGGCCTCGTGGCATCTCCACCTCCCGCTCCACAGCCAATGCCATTCCTAGCCAAGCATGTGGCTGTGGACATGGTGCCCAGTGCTCCCGTTGGTGCCCTCAAACCTGATGAATGGCAATGCCCTTCCAGAAGCGCTGTGCTATCCTTGAGCCTGTTCTGTCCCGGATGTGAAGGAAAATCTACAGGGCCAAGAGGTGGAATTCAGTCACAGCAGACGGTGCCATTGTCTCCACCTGTCTGCCTGTATGGGCTGGATGAGGTGGCCCTTCTCCAGTGGCTGAAGTTCAACCATGGGCACCACATGGGAACCTTCGTGTGCCAGCTCTTGGAGGTCattgtgcagcacagcagcaggcaagaGGCCCACAGGCTGCTGGCCCAGCAGGATTCCCAAGCCTTCAGTTGGCAGGAGGCCAGCTTCATGTTCAGCTCGGGGGCCTTCAGCATCCCTGCAGTACCCCACCACAACAAACTCCCAAGTATATTGGGAGCCATTCTTCGTGGAGGTCCTGGACATTCCCTGCCTGCTACTGTACCCGCAGAGCAGAAGCTGCCCAGTAAGGAGCTGAGGTAGGAGGCAGCAGGTCCCTCTGACactcagggctgcagcccagccctgctgctttcagtCAGGACAGGGGCCACTCACCTGGGGTGCACTGCTGATCGCCAAAGAGGAGAGCCAGCAGAGCCAAGGACCGTCCCCAGTCCTACAAGAGGCCATGCCAAGAATGGCACTAGCAGGGCTCCAGCTGTTCaaggattaaaaataacacaagtaCAAGTACAGCACAAAGCCTCACTCATTACACAGCTAATACTGTATAGTACACGTGCTGCCTTTCCCCTTAAACTGGTGCCCTCTCCTGCCCTGCTATGCCCCAGATGCAGTGGAACAGCCACCTCTCAATGGAAGGCCTTAGATACACTGACTTGAATTCAACCATGGCgtaagaactggaagaaaaaaaagagaagtgaaaaacatGAAGTTCACAGATCCTGAACTTACTATgaacacattttccattttctcaacTGTCTCACAACTAGCTGGTGTTTACTGTAGCTTCTTTGTCCCtccaattttgtttttcttttttttttttttttgttagcagtTTTCCTTTGTAACCAGTTTTGGGTACTGAAAACCGAAACCAGAAAGGTTTAATGTGAAAGCATCAAAGGACTTCTCTCTGCTCCACTAAGGCATATTTGCCAGCTAACAGTTGATACAAGgagtttgttttaaacaaaagtattttatggaatcatagagtcatagaatcattcaggttggaagagacctctatGATCAGCTGTGTCCAacctgcagctcagcaaagcTTGCCCCAcaccatcatggcagcagctctggcccaGCGAGCAGCCCAACCCAGCTGTGGGAGTGCATCCATTGCTCACAACAACCACACATCAGTGTGTGATCagcactgtctgggctgaaaccgGGACACAGGGCAGGTGCAGCGCAGTGCTGGCttaagttatgaaaaaaaaggtGTACACATTTTGATACATCGCCTAGCACAGTTCTGTGAACAGTGAAATATATGCAGCTGCGccttctgttttgataaaggaatttgggAACAGATTTCAACATTACTGAAagaatcataattttttttgtatatttgtgactctgttttcagtcaacataaatacattacctgcattttcaaatggaatgtatggAGCTGCAATCAGacatgtctctttaccagacttgTATAAGCTCTAtcttagcagagagaaatacccCTCACTTCACAACCACACCTTCTTCATGTCAACcctttttggcagtatgtacatttctgaacaactgttttcaaggatgaaacatggaaagagtaaaatttcatccaGAATTTCTGATGAACACCTTTATATTCACTAAGAACTGCAatcactgccatcaaaccaCTGATGCaccagtttcacaaaaacatggTCAAACATCTtactagttttatggttttgtttctctcttttaatggtttaataaaaaaaaataaaataaaataagatttgttacttatatacatgaACTACATTATATAATTcatatgcagcccaagacaattcctcttcactcaatgatcccaggcaagccaaaaggttgggcATCCATGTTAAGAACATTAAGCCTCATCCTGCCAAGTCTACCACCAAACCACATCCCTAGGCATCACATCTACTCACCCTTTAttacctccagggatgggggctCAACTATTTtcctggacagcccattccaatgcttcACAACCCTACctgtaaagaaaattttcctaacatccaatcaAAAactcccctggagcaacttgaggccattttttcttgctgtacTTAACCAagcatataaaagaaaaaaaaatagtctgtaATTACAGTAATTTACTGCAAAATAGCCATAAATTTCTGTatgactgtaaaaaaaaaaaaaaaagagcctgcatTTACAGCTACATCTCACCCAATCTCCATCTCAGCATTGTATGATCCATGAGTTGGCAGGTAGAGAAAAGTgcaacaaacatttttttgcatgGAATGATACCAAGAGATGGGGCCCAAGGGGGGCCCAATTGGAGCAAAGTGGCACTGCTCACATCTCAAGACCACGCAAAGTATGACTGAGGAACCCCAGCCTGGAAATCCCATGTGCATACCACTAATTACTAGGTTATCAAACTGCAAGACTGTTCCAGACTTCCTGCTCTACCTGTAACATCCCAGCTATTCTCAAGGCAACCCACGCAAGATGAAGGTCCAAACAGGAAATAAGAAACAGCACAATACCTATAGCTTTTCATACAGTTGTCTAAGAGAACAAGGAACTCTAGAGAGAATTACTATTAGGAACAAAAAAGGTCTACTTAAGATCCTTTCAGAATTCCCAAAATACAATAAATGGCCTTTTATTAAATGTCAgagaaaaatgagtattttctcACTTATTATTTTCCATAGGAATATGCTATGTTTGGAGGAAACTAAACCATGCTATACATTACTTTGTCAGTCCACTTCACAGAAAACTAttcaaaaataatcagaatgGCCTACATAAATCAATTTAAGaaaggtaagaaagaaaaatctgagtATTTAATTAACTGAAGatagaaaaaatgtgaaattcttttgaaaacaagatgaaaaagaaaatgtgagcCTGGCAGAATGAATAAAGATAACAGATGCAATAAAACCTCAAACGTGAGCAGACATCTAGgtgtgaaaaaaagagaactggcagaaaaaaaaaaaaaaaaaaagggaagaaaacagaaaaggatttGATGGGGATGTCCAGGTATCCAGGAATTAGTACATTCTTTGGACTAAATAtataaggtgtttttttttttaattcgggtttaaaattaattctaatattttcttgaaaaaaatgaattagtCTAATGACAAGCAACAAGCTTCAAAATGAATCCTATTTCAACTCAGCAGTTTTACTGAcacccatctttttttttttttttttttttttgagcgTGGTGGCCAAAGAGATGTCCACTGACATCCTAAAGAGAAAGCAACACTTGAGAGGAGAAATCATGAAGGCAACAGTGAATTGGACAAATAACTTTACATTTTGCTCATAGAAATGTAGCTggaattttgggtggtcctgtgtggagctagGAGCTGGATTTGATGATCACTGGATCATTGTTTAGGGCAATCAAGCTGGTGAAGcgtctggagcacaagtcttacagggAGTGGTGGAGGGAACTGAAGAAGCCtggaagaggctcaggggagaacTTACTGCTCTCTGAAAGGAcattattattatgattattattattataaacctgaaaggaggatgtggtggagtgggggttggcctcttctcccaggtaactgcaagaggatgagagggaatggctttaagttgcactaagggaggttcaggttggatattaggaaaaatttattctcagaaggagtggcAAGGTATcggtacaggctgcccagggaggtggtggagtcaccattcctggaggtgctcaagaagcATGTGGATGCggcactgaaggacatgattagtgagcatggtggtaatgggctggggttggactagatgatcttagttgtcttttccaaccttaatgtttttATGATCCTTGTTGTTCCCTTCCAACtggggatattctatgattctaagagtCTATGAACAAACTACAGTAGACATAGTTGAGATGAAAAATTAAGACTTCAACTGCTGTGACGGATGTTTGATAAGCATGTGGCTGCAAGCAGCTCCTTATTTACAGATAGGTCCTGTCTCATTTACTCTACAAAAAAAGGATGAGTTTCAGGGGtgagcaaagcacagctgaaggctGTGAAGTTGGATCTGCCGCAGGAGCTGCCCCTCGTGCAGCTGGGCAAACCCTCTGAGGCCAGAGGAggccacagcagctgcaggcccGCGTGGTGGCCAAACACCTGCACTAGTTCCCGTTAACACAGAACtctgagcacagctcctgctgtgttGATCCCCTGAGATGGGAGCAAccagcagaagctgaaaataatgccAAAGCAGATAACGGATGGACACTTAAATGCGGTGATTCCTGATGCCACCTGCCGCCCCGAACGTGTCAGGGAGCTGAAATGCTGACCACGATGACAACACTGCAAGATGACAACGCGTCCTTCCGGAGCCCCTTCCCTCActgcccccggcccggcccgcatTCCCCCCACCTCCCGCCGCCGGCTGCCTTCCCGCCGGGCCCGCTACTCACCCGCAGCCTCACTCCTCCCGCGGCTGCCGCAGTGGGCCGGGCCCGGCACCGCCCTCCCCAGGCCCCGCCCGTCGCCGCCGGGCGCAGGGGCTCGGCGCCGGGCGCGATGTCGGCGCTGGAGTGGTTCGCGCACAAGTCCTTGGGCGGCGGCATCTTCTGGATCCAGGAGCGCTTCTACGAGTCGGGCAACCGGGCCAACATCTGGCTGGTGCGGGGCTCGCAGCGCGACCTGGTGATCGacgcggggctggggctgcgcaGCCTGCCCGACTACCTGCGGGCCGCCGGGCTGCTGGCGCCGCCGGAGGGGGCCGGCCCGCGGCCGCTGCTGGCCGTGGCTACCCACGTCCACTTCGACCACTCGGGCGGGCTGCAGCACTTCGACGAGGTGGCGGTGCACAGCGCCGAGGCGGCCGCGCTGCTCCGCGGCGACAACTACGAGGCCGTCACCTGGCTGTCGGACCGCGAGGTGGCGCGGCCGCCGCGGCCCGGCTGGAGAGCGCGGCACTTCTGCGTCCCGCCCGTGCGGCCCAGCCGCCTCCTGCAGGAGGGTGAGTgccgcggggcggcgggggcgggcgcCCGTGCGCAGCggatgttgttgttgtttgtacCCTTCTTCCTGGGACGGCGGGGCGGGCGAGGGGCATGGAACTGCGACAGGGGAGAGAAAGGGTCTGAACCAGAaggcggtgggcatggaacgggctgcccGGGGCAAGCAGGCACGGCCCCagtgccggagttcaaggagcatttggacactgctctcagacacaaaCGTGTAGAAATACTTTCTGCTCACCCAGTTTGTGTGCCTGTTGACGGAGGGCTTTTTCCCGAGAATAAGAGTTACTCAGCAGTCCTGCTGGGAGCAAGGACCCAGCATCTTAATACTGACTAATCGAGCCTAACTGGGACTGATTTACCTCAGGCTTCCAGCAGCATGTCACATGTCAGTCAGTTCTGGCATCTGCTAACCGATATTATAAAAACTGCTAAGGCACAActgtataaagaaaaaagcagtttatttaACTGTGTATTGGAAAGCATATGGGTTTTCTTTAACAGAAGGACATAGTATTTACAGAAAAGGCATTTTAgagatatatatacatataacatatatatgtatatatgtgtatggatgtatatgtgtacatatatataaaactgcacctctgttcagtttttcagattGATTTTGTAGGTAACAGTAACAAGGCTATTTTGGCAAGCAGCTGTAGAACATGGTGGAGCAGGAGCTAAAGAAAGTGCGTACAACAAACAAGTTAAATCAGCCTTTTGCAGATGACCAAGGGATGATAGAACTGAAGGCTTCAGGGAAGACCTGGTGATCCATTTAGGTCAGTGAGTCAAAAGAAGGTTaaactgtttggttttttattcagaaggaaggaattattaaaaataaataaatcggTTGTAAGACATAAAGCACACTCATTGTCAAAGTAACAGAAAAGTTTCTAGCATAGCATTCATTTAGACAAACTGTGAAAATGGCACGCTGTGGCAATGCATGAGCGATTGCTGTGGGCTATGTATATCTAGTAATGCTCACAATGCAGAAGTTATATTCTGTTAGAGTCCAGAGCCACAGCTCTTACTTTTACGTTGCCTGTTCCATTTACTGGCATTAGTTTTTTGCATTATCTAATCTTACAGGAGCTTTCAACCAGCTGTTTTGGCTGTTCTAGTAAAATTGCATCTACTTCTGTTCTGCCTTATCACTTACTGTTTTTGTAGTCAGTTGTGTCTTTTAAGactcacatttttctttacctgttccagtgctttgtatataatatatatttcatatttaaataattatatatacataattttaCAAGTAAGTTGTATTGCATTACAAGTAAAATATATTGTGTATGTATATTATATAGGTATAGAATTAGGTATAATATTCCACACATTTCTTTTAGTTCTGGATTTcatgttctgttcctttgtgcTCTCTTTCTCAGGGCCTGAAGCAATTTAAAACCCATTGGACCAATTTGCTCTAATGGCCTAATCTTCACCATTGTTTTATTCTCACAGTCATTTTTCTGTATGATCCTTCCCAAAAGACTAGCCTCGTACTTTCTATTATCAAGgcttctcagcatttcctttaaaagagaGTTTGCCtaaaaattttctttgtagTAGCTAGCTGGTAGCTTCTACTGCAAACACAGGGTCCAGTTTCACTGATAGGTACAGTATGTGAAATGCTGTCTCTGCTGTGACTTCCAAACTCTATTCAAGTGCTTTGCAAATGGAGGTGAATGGATGAAGAGCAGCATCCCTTCCCTCAGTACTTGAAGTAGCCTTCACTGAGTGGCTCCCAGCCCAGGCACAGAGGTTGACATCACCTGGGAATACAGTACTTCCTGCTCAAGTCCCAACACATGTCAGGCCCTGTTCTTCAAGAGAAGAATACTTCCAGAGTTTCTCAGTATTGAGAAAATTTGAGGCATACCTTCCTGTGGTGTAAGTTAGATCTGTAACTTTTAGATTTCTGACTTAGAAGGAGTTTAGTAGCTTTTTCTTGTTGACTTTGCAACTTGAAAGGCTTATTGCAGTTCTAAGCATTGTCCTCTTAGAATCTCTCAGTGTCTGCAGGTCCTCATTTCATGAAGCTTGTGGTATTGGATGTTACCTTGTTTAGAATGGTTTTGTATAGTTATTATACAAGTGCTTTTGGTAAGGCATTCCTTCCCTACACAGCCCTAAAGTTTACAGATTTACCACCAGTGAATTAGTGGGTTTTGTACTGTTATAATTAAGCTGGCATTATAACTTAAAATTAACAACAGACTTGTTAATTATTCTCCATTTTTGGACTGACTTCCTGCTGAAAGTACAAGATCAGGGGCTAGTACATTGAAAAGGCATTCACGTTTAAGTTGGTGGAACAAATGAGCTAGAGTGAagaatgttctgtttttatgtACCTAAAtcaagatgataaaaaaaacctctttgcAGGCCAAGGTTGCTCGTCCTCCAGCAGTTTATGTTTTGCCATTTTGCCCTCTAAAAGTGACTGCAGTGGAGTTCTAGGTGAAATGGGGATAAAttttaataaactgaaaaacTTTATTATAGACTTTCGTAGGAGATGTGGCTTAGAtgatttctgttgtttcctattttaatttctccatcACCTTCCTTATTGTTTAGCATAATAAGATGAAAATAGGCTCAGTTAATACAGGTCCAGCCTGTGTTATTAATTACAAGCACtggaaaatatcattttgtcaaatgtattttacaaattCTTCTTTGGCACTCAGCAAAAGACCCTGATCATGCTCTAGTGCATGTGTGGTATGTATGAAACACTCAGCATACGGGTAGGCTGTACTTCTTTTGTGTTGGTTAATGTTCATGATAAATGCATACGTTTCCCTGTAACGTATATGTTCGCAGGAGATGTAATCAGCCTTGGAGACCGGCAGCTCATCGTCATGCACATGCCTGGCCATTCCCGTGGGAGTATTTGCTTACATGACCGAGAGCACAAGATTTTATTCAGCGGAGACGTCGTGTATGATGGATCCATGATTGACTGGCTTCCCTACAGCAACATAAGTGACTACATTGTGAGCTGCCAGCGCCTGATGGAGCTGGTGGACAGAGGTCTTGTTGAGAAGGTGCTTCCTGGGCACTTCAACATATTTGGAGCGGAAAGGCTCTATCGATTAGCTTCCAACTACATCTCAAAAGCTGGTGTTTGTCACAAAGTGTCAACTTGTGCCATGAGATCCATTGCAAGCATAGCACTTCACCTTACAAATTCCAGGGGTACTTCTTCCTGAGCATGCATTTGTGTGGTCTGTCTCCTACTGAGAAACCAAATAACTTGTGAAAATGCTGGtacaagaaaaagcagtatGCTTTAGGAAAGAGCTGGCAAAATGACATGGATGAGCTGTAAAAATTCTCCTTATTTTTGCCTACTCTGTTCCTgtttttgtggggaaaaaattcaTAAGGTAGTAGCTTAGccaaagctgctgtttttccttctattttttcagGGCACGTTTGCACGGGTATTGTGATTGAAagatattgttttatttttgatatgTTTCTGACAGATAGATATATGCCAAACTGAGACTTCTTACATCCATGCCTGAAAGTTTGTTGATGTAGCACTAGGATGGTAGGTGTTCACTTGATCCCTGTGCAGGCTTTGGCCTAACACAGCTCATGTTAAGGCCTGATTTatgctgggagcagcaccatCAGGTCAAAATGAGAGGAACACATTGGCAGGGTGCTGTGGGCAGAACGATAAGGGCCATGGTGCAGCTGTTACCACTTGCAGCTTGCTGTCCCCTGCTGCAGTCACCTCCAGCATTTTTGGAAAGTTTCTGCACAATCCGTTAATGTATGGAAATGGTATAGACGAAACTCCTAAGATTGATGATATAGATAGGTCAGCTCACATAAACTGCTTTTGATGTGGATACAATAGCTTCCAGACTGTTAAGGCTTTTGTGCTTTCCAGTGTGATGCAGGGGACACGTGCACTCCATGGAGGGGTATGATAAGCACTGTCACATGTAGGGAACTATTTTGCTTAGAGGTGTGCAAGTTACATTATTAGGGAAATTGTGAGCTACTGAAGTAATGAATTAATGAATGCATGTGTTTAACTAGTCTGTACAATGTGGTTTGAGCCCTTGCTTGTGTGAtggtgtgtgttttttttctgatgagcgcattaaataaagtttaatttagaatttatttctaaatgtgaGAGATCCAAACAGGCTTAGGTTAAAGCCTTTATTTGTGTTTAGGAGTCTTTGTGTGTGTTGGGATTGTAGCTTGGCTGTTAATGCTCTGTGGGAGGGAAAGGATGGAAGCAATAACATTGCTTTGCCCCACTGCATGGTTGGATTAAACAGCTGGTGCGTTTGCCTCCACACACTGAATGTATCTTGAACTGTTTACTGTTTGCTTATGAAGTGTTTTGGTGCATTTGGTTTTTATGGAAAGTGCATTCGAGTCTGTTCTAAAACAAGCTGAATACATTGAGAAATGCTAAGTGACATTGTAACTTGcttatttaaaagctgttaaaatgtTTAAAGTTTGTGAAATTATTCCAACAGTCtatgtatttaaattctttaaaaggACACTGTCTGATACTATTTTTGTATATAAACTTGTACTTTCCTAACAAGATTGCAAATGTTTATCCCAGATTTTAGTGGAGTTTAGCCTTATGTTTGGCTTTCACTTCATGtggaaggtattttttttttcccctctcatcATACCTGAGAAAAAGGGAGCCCAAATTTTGGGCTCTAAGGCATGGAGGAGTGGAAATTAGTGGCCTTGATAATGGATGTAAACTCTAGAGttgaaaacaggtttttttgGGAAACCAGTTGCAAAAGCATATCTATCCAAAAATAGTGAAGGAGAACATGTTACATAAtcctttttattctcctttcaCAGTTCACTGCATTCTTCACCAAGAGTAGTACTGATCCACTGTGATGTGCCTAGTTCTTGTTAGCAGTGCCTGTCTCCTATTACAAGCtagaacaaaatgtaaatagGCAGAACAGGTGTACCAATGTGGCACCTGGAAAACTTGTTATTGTTTGGATGGATCACAGTCTTTCTTTTGGAGAAATCCAGGTAGGAGTGTCTAAGCAGCACATAGACTTGTGTCCTAAGTGAAGCCACGAGCTGTTTATCTGGGTCTCATTTtgccagagaaaggaaagcagaatgttAATTGGGGAAAAGCTGTTCTGTGAAGAGGCACAGAACAATCTTCACCAtatggttttcctttttccttgctgaCTGACACATGCTGCTAATTGTGTAGCAGTCGAGACGTAGTTCTTCATAGCCAAGGGGTTCATAATGGGCAGTTGAGAGTATGGTAGAGTGTGGGAAAGTCAAAATAGGCAAAGAAATAGCACTGAAACTTACACTAACAGCAACTGAATTCCTTCAAATGAGACATCTGCAGCATCAGTAGTaattgctctgtgctgtgcagtaaTGTGGACAGAGACCTATTATATCAGAAGGACTGCCTATATTTATGGCAGTTACTAAAGTTTTGGAACTGTTAATTAGCAGATTGAGGTCAAGTTCAAGTAGCTTGTTATCTTACACAGCTGTAGCTTTGTTTATTCGCTCTACCCTTAGGGCACTTGAAGTCAGATATGTGAAACTGGAGCTCCAAACAGGAGGCTCACAGGCATGccaatggaaaaggaaagtgaaagatttcctctctcatttgtttttaaatctgtgctATGTGTTAACTACAAGATCTTTAACTGTTCAGGTTACTGAACCAT from Numida meleagris isolate 19003 breed g44 Domestic line chromosome Z, NumMel1.0, whole genome shotgun sequence encodes:
- the MBLAC2 gene encoding metallo-beta-lactamase domain-containing protein 2 produces the protein MSALEWFAHKSLGGGIFWIQERFYESGNRANIWLVRGSQRDLVIDAGLGLRSLPDYLRAAGLLAPPEGAGPRPLLAVATHVHFDHSGGLQHFDEVAVHSAEAAALLRGDNYEAVTWLSDREVARPPRPGWRARHFCVPPVRPSRLLQEGDVISLGDRQLIVMHMPGHSRGSICLHDREHKILFSGDVVYDGSMIDWLPYSNISDYIVSCQRLMELVDRGLVEKVLPGHFNIFGAERLYRLASNYISKAGVCHKVSTCAMRSIASIALHLTNSRGTSS